In Rhipicephalus microplus isolate Deutch F79 chromosome 7, USDA_Rmic, whole genome shotgun sequence, one genomic interval encodes:
- the Pez gene encoding protein tyrosine phosphatase non-receptor pez, translating to MPFRLKLKKSKHYSVVSKSLCVIAVKLLENATVECIVSSRTAGRECLQNVCQRLQITQPEYFGLRYQTRDGQLRWVDLERPLKKQLDKHGAAPSSREGGGGGGGGCCSLQLGVMFYVPDAAQARRLLQSDVTRYYYFSQLKSDVIEGKLPCDRREAIRLASYSLQAEFGDHRPEHHTAEYLRNFVLFPKSVLLACANEEEEAALLDEIVNAHRSLQGLDHATAEMHYIQTVQRLEGYGEERFEVRNPSSGVDMVLGVSVQGVTARRVRRSGDQDNSLGTVHLSPGEEQQPQLAVYQWSEIVDLIHHKRNFKIVGRDAAHSSQFQLEDVSTAKYIWKMCVQQHGFFMSMQESAAAAPGGMMGETYTRAPSINIGGGESFRWTSLPDTENTGEERGTDVGESRESLDELAVYHTETRNSENYAFAGSTSELVDPNHNGYDHHPTNPVPVCENVAASTEHISMRNETGQQANSVHHSYVSLPRSSESATDLRRALLPSYRQAPDYETAVLNKYGVTSCSLNDLPLETQQNSQVYHQQHPATASAVSNELDISLSRSCNPLLPPLSYTHYGNFADLTELGDSMSFGDLANNNNNRIDGIAHGRAPPLLAPPLHTYSTPELTSQGLSYEVNPAQLFANMHLNYQYKPPPPYPYGQRPSASTPDLTRNHHQLRASASPDLVSRRHLSQSTIQGSEPSLPHYQAAVNGNVTSETLRSIVEPPRPVLPTYVPVGESWNAQVSGVAQPQRIQVCVSTPTTREQVVAAMAKPIDSTPVPPPRKQVTEEKRAPPSQEASPAHPLGPMMVAAMNGLTLTVAQPDQLLTGDQDNVDQESPSPSTSKELRPEQILESRLEDGQVFLEFERIAKRKPNADFTTALLSENTTRNRFSDVLPYEENRVRLTPTPDNRSGYINASHVSASVGDSQRFYIAAQGPTRETAKSFWQMVWENHVGVVVMLTETEDEHGREKCFQYWPTADGDDAALSFGEYRVARKSVVSSAVAVTTSLTLSKSQGVACSHRNVWHLRYTDWPDHGTPGDIQGFLGFMEEVDSVRRLASGDQRLLRTRNTPMVVHCTAGVGRSGVVILCDILLFCLDHNVPVDVPRALSSVRMQRMLSVQTLAQYKFVYHVLIRYLRNSRLI from the coding sequence ATGCCGTTCCGACTCAAGCTCAAGAAGAGCAAGCACTACAGCGTCGTCTCCAAAAGTCTGTGCGTCATCGCCGTCAAACTACTCGAGAACGCGACGGTCGAGTGCATCGTCTCTTCTCGGACGGCGGGACGCGAGTGCCTGCAGAATGTGTGCCAGCGACTTCAGATCACGCAGCCCGAGTATTTCGGCCTGCGGTACCAGACTCGTGACGGCCAGCTACGATGGGTGGACTTGGAGCGACCGCTCAAGAAGCAGCTCGACAAGCACGGCGCCGCGCCGTCTTCGCGCGaaggcggcggcggtggtggcggcggctgctgcaGCCTCCAACTGGGCGTCATGTTCTACGTTCCGGACGCCGCGCAGGCGCGCCGTCTCCTCCAGAGTGACGTGACGCGCTACTACTACTTCTCGCAGCTCAAGAGCGACGTGATCGAGGGCAAGCTGCCGTGCGACCGCCGCGAGGCGATACGGCTGGCCAGCTACAGCTTGCAGGCCGAGTTTGGAGACCACCGGCCCGAACACCACACGGCCGAGTACCTACGAAACTTCGTCCTCTTTCCCAAGTCGGTGCTGCTCGCTTGCGCCAACGAAGAAGAGGAGGCAGCGCTGCTCGATGAAATCGTGAATGCCCACCGGAGTCTTCAAGGCTTGGACCATGCGACCGCAGAAATGCACTACATACAGACCGTGCAGAGGCTTGAGGGCTACGGCGAAGAACGCTTCGAAGTGCGCAACCCCTCCTCGGGGGTCGACATGGTCCTTGGTGTGTCTGTTCAGGGAGTGACGGCGCGACGGGTGCGCCGTAGCGGTGACCAGGACAACTCGCTGGGCACAGTGCACCTGTCTCCAGGCGAAGAGCAACAGCCACAACTGGCGGTGTACCAGTGGAGCGAAATCGTGGATCTCATCCACCACAAACGAAACTTCAAAATTGTCGGCCGTGACGCGGCACACTCCTCGCAGTTCCAGCTCGAGGACGTCAGCACGGCGAAGTACATCTGGAAGATGTGCGTGCAGCAACACGGGTTCTTCATGAGCATGCAGGAGTCCGCAGCAGCGGCACCTGGAGGCATGATGGGAGAGACCTACACGCGAGCGCCTAGTATCAACATTGGCGGGGGCGAGAGCTTCCGCTGGACGTCCTTGCCGGACACGGAGAATACTGGTGAGGAACGTGGGACAGATGTTGGAGAAAGCCGGGAATCGCTTGACGAGTTGGCCGTTTACCACACTGAGACACGGAACAGTGAAAACTACGCATTTGCAGGAAGCACCAGCGAACTGGTTGACCCGAACCACAATGGCTACGACCACCATCCGACCAACCCTGTTCCCGTCTGTGAGAATGTCGCTGCTTCGACGGAGCACATTTCGATGCGCAATGAAACTGGTCAGCAGGCAAACAGTGTGCACCACTCCTACGTGAGCCTTCCCCGCAGCTCCGAAAGTGCCACTGATCTGCGGCGAGCGCTTTTGCCATCTTACCGACAGGCACCTGACTATGAGACCGCCGTTCTTAACAAGTATGGAGTCACGAGCTGCAGCCTCAACGACCTTCCTCTTGAAACTCAACAGAACAGCCAGGTGTATCACCAGCAGCATCCTGCGACAGCTTCAGCAGTGTCAAATGAACTCGACATTAGCTTGTCTCGCTCCTGCAACCCTCTACTTCCGCCGCTGTCTTACACACATTATGGCAACTTCGCCGATTTGACCGAACTCGGTGACTCTATGTCTTTCGGTGACCtggcaaacaacaacaacaatcgcATTGATGGCATTGCACATGGCAGGGCACCGCCGCTACTCGCTCCACCATTGCACACATACAGCACTCCGGAGTTGACATCTCAGGGATTGTCGTACGAAGTCAACCCAGCGCAGTTGTTTGCCAACATGCACCTGAACTACCAGTATAAGCCGCCACCACCATATCCATATGGCCAACGACCCAGCGCAAGCACACCGGATCTGACGCGTAACCATCACCAGCTTCGGGCAAGTGCGAGCCCAGACCTGGTATCCCGTCGTCACCTCAGCCAGAGCACTATCCAAGGGTCAGAGCCAAGTTTACCACATTACCAGGCAGCTGTCAATGGAAACGTGACGTCGGAGACTCTGAGGTCGATTGTGGAGCCTCCGAGACCGGTGCTTCCTACCTACGTGCCGGTCGGAGAGTCGTGGAATGCACAGGTGTCTGGAGTTGCCCAGCCCCAACGAATTCAGGTGTGTGTCAGCACCCCAACGACACGAGAACAAGTGGTGGCAGCGATGGCCAAGCCAATAGATTCCACTCCAGTGCCACCTCCCCGAAAGCAGGTTACAGAGGAAAAACGGGCGCCGCCGAGCCAAGAAGCATCACCAGCACATCCACTAGGTCCCATGATGGTGGCAGCCATGAACGGTCTAACTCTGACAGTAGCCCAGCCAGACCAGCTGCTTACAGGTGACCAGGACAATGTAGACCAGGAGTCCCCCTCGCCCAGCACGTCCAAAGAATTACGGCCGGAACAAATTCTCGAAAGCCGATTGGAGGATGGCCAAGTGTTCCTCGAGTTCGAGCGCATTGCCAAGCGCAAGCCCAATGCCGACTTCACGACGGCACTGCTTTCAGAAAACACCACTCGCAATCGTTTTAGTGATGTCCTTCCGTACGAAGAGAACCGCGTACGACTGACTCCGACACCTGACAATCGAAGTGGCTACATCAATGCCTCGCACGTTTCAGCAAGTGTGGGCGACAGCCAGCGTTTTTACATAGCAGCGCAGGGACCCACGCGGGAAACTGCCAAAAGCTTTTGGCAGATGGTCTGGGAAAACCATGTGGGTGTGGTTGTGATGCTGACAGAAACTGAGGATGAACACGGCCGTGAGAAGTGCTTTCAGTACTGGCCCACGGCTGACGGCGATGATGCGGCCCTTTCGTTTGGTGAATACCGAGTAGCTAGGAAGAGTGTCGTGTCTTCCGCTGTGGCTGTGACGACCTCGCTGACCCTGAGCAAATCCCAAGGTGTTGCCTGCAGCCACCGAAATGTCTGGCACCTCCGCTACACGGACTGGCCCGACCATGGCACTCCTGGCGACATTCAGGGATTTCTCGGTTTTATGGAGGAAGTGGACTCTGTGCGCCGACTGGCCTCGGGTGACCAGCGTCTTCTGCGGACGCGCAACACCCCAATGGTGGTGCACTGCACCGCGGGCGTGGGCAGGTCGGGTGTGGTGATTCTGTGTGACATCTTGCTTTTCTGTCTGGATCACAACGTTCCGGTGGACGTACCGAGGGCGCTGAGCTCTGTTCGAATGCAGCGTATGCTCAGCGTGCAGACTCTGGCGCAGTACAAGTTCGTTTACCACGTGTTGATACGGTACCTACGGAACTCGCGCCTTATATGA